The following is a genomic window from Gemmatimonas sp..
AAGTCGACCGCCTCTCCAAGATACAACCACGCAGGGTCGCGCCGCCCCCGTCGAAGTCCGGGTCCGCCCACCAATCGGTCCAGAAAGCCCCGGATCTTCCAGAGCCAGTTCCAGGCGAGCCACCCTTGATCGCCTCCCAGCCGGCAGAAAGCGCGAAACACCTGATCGGGGCTGGCGTCCACGTAGATGGTGCGTGTCTCCTCGAGCACCCCCTCCCGGTCGCGCAGTTCGTACGACGCGCCGCCCCCCAGGGCGTCGCTCCAACGCGACTCCACGGCGTGCGCGGTCAGACGCGACAGCGCGCGCTGGACCGCCGTGCGATAGGCCATGGGGCGCACGTCAGGAAACAGCTCGCGGGCCTTACTGGTGTCGGCCAGCACCGGATGGGCAATGCCCTCGACCAGGGGCGTCGCCAACCGCGACGGAATCGGCGTGACCTTGTCGATCCAGAGGGCGGCTAACCGTGGCGACATCACCGGCACGGCAATGATCGTACGACGCAGGCCACGTACGGCGGCGTAGCCATGCAGCATGTCGCGAAACGACAGCACGTCGGCGCCACCGATCTCCACGATGCCGGCCGGGCCGTGCTCGCGAGCGCGAATCAGGTAGGTGAGCACGTCGCGCACGGCAATCGGCTGGACCTGATTCGTGATCCATTTGGGCGCGATCATGAACGGCAATCGCTCCGCCAGATACCGCACCATCTCAAACGATGCCGACCCCGAGCCGACGATCGGCCCGGCGCGGAACTCGGTGGTCGGCAGGCCACCCCGCAAAATCGCCCCCGTCTCGCCTCGACTC
Proteins encoded in this region:
- a CDS encoding SDR family oxidoreductase → MTVLVTGATGYIGGRLTSRLVERGVPVRLLVRDPRRIHGRWWEHDVEVVTGDLFDPASLHRALDGVDQAYYLVHSMTHATDFAERDRVAARNFVQAGRALKHCIYLGGLVPDTVDASEHLQSRGETGAILRGGLPTTEFRAGPIVGSGSASFEMVRYLAERLPFMIAPKWITNQVQPIAVRDVLTYLIRAREHGPAGIVEIGGADVLSFRDMLHGYAAVRGLRRTIIAVPVMSPRLAALWIDKVTPIPSRLATPLVEGIAHPVLADTSKARELFPDVRPMAYRTAVQRALSRLTAHAVESRWSDALGGGASYELRDREGVLEETRTIYVDASPDQVFRAFCRLGGDQGWLAWNWLWKIRGFLDRLVGGPGLRRGRRDPAWLYLGEAVDFWRVEMVERPRLLRLRAEMRVPGQAWLQFSAVPEGEGTRLIQTALFAPRGLFGLLYWYAMYPAHLFIFGDMAKAVARLALTEPVVSPAVRTRISREPAI